A window of the Hordeum vulgare subsp. vulgare chromosome 5H, MorexV3_pseudomolecules_assembly, whole genome shotgun sequence genome harbors these coding sequences:
- the LOC123397929 gene encoding WPP domain-associated protein-like: MEAPAAAAAEPLEYELRQELSDIMLQGYITGLRREFEAKLCENHNRISTLSKSCRENVSEIAALRDELTGILTAVAASESSVLPPHSSLEKAEEPNSLKMRDDNDIPDFSLLKHLSGEEITTFLKSEWLKLRREHEKELQQTTEELFRLKRHFAKDGAVLPFRKERELEFIKSKLVQTISKMDGIISRKEGPSFDYNEDHELCRLKDKIGSLLDENEHLQVLLSDKRKEAKQLSSQVVDAQSNVSRHSLSESKLNDELQDLKIEGHLKELLELSVLREVFGSYENQIDDHHQEECLLRELLMEKEERLLTMSGDRHKLKYENDQFISMVGSKLVQHHEEFDLVNDELTMFREKVCEQELLILEFKGESSSMKSCLDEAIQQIHVCKQEIVGLTDSLASMSVALEEAKEQNASLDATIREMKRAAAPCTDGHIGDDAGPLEQFTLVSMEKLSKAYSDFESRVAQTMKQNDIRLTRIIRQFNPLVQQVAVLKKKEFWYKQILEIKCSNLEKAEAEVDVLGDEVETLLHVLGKIYIALDHYSPVLKHYHGVTEILNLAHKVLKGESIEQYNILLKH; encoded by the exons atggaggcgccggcggcggcggcggctgagccc TTGGAGTATGAGCTGCGACAAGAGCTCTCCGACATCATGCTCCAGGGCTACATTACCGGTCTGCGCCGCGAGTTCGAGGCGAAGCTATGCGAGAATCACAACCGTATCAGCACACTGAGCAAGAGCTGCAGGGAAAACGTTTCAGAGATCGCCGCTCTACGAGACGAGCTCACCGGCATCCTGACAGCCGTGGCAGCCTCAGAGTCCAGCGTGCTCCCTCCCCACAGCAGCCTCGAGAAAGCCGAGGAGCCGAACTCTCTCAAGATGAGAGATGACAATGACATCCCGGACTTCTCGCTCCTGAAGCACCTGAGCGGCGAAGAGATCACGACGTTTTTGAAGTCCGAATGGCTCAAGTTGCGAAGGGAGCACGAGAAGGAACTGCAGCAGACGACCGAGGAGCTGTTCAGGCTGAAAAGGCATTTTGCAAAGGATGGAGCTGTGCTGCCttttaggaaagagagggagcttGAGTTCATCAAATCGAAGCTAGTTCAGACTATCTCCAAAATGGATGGCATTATCTCGAGGAAAGAGGGGCCTTCTTTTGATTACAACGAGGATCACGAGCTGTGCAGATTGAAGGACAAAATTGGTTCTTTGCTCGACGAAAATGAGCATCTCCAAGTTTTGCTGTCCGACAAAAGAAAGGAAGCTAAGCAGCTCTCTTCGCAAGTAGTCGACGCACAAAGCAATGTCTCGCGCCACTCGCTGTCCGAGTCAAAACTCAACGATGAGCTTCAAGATCTGAAGATTGAGGGTCACTTGAAAGAGCTATTGGAACTGTCTGTATTAAGAGAAGTTTTTGGCAGTTATGAAAATCAGATTGATGATCACCACCAGGAGGAGTGCCTCCTCAGAGAGTTGCTTATGGAGAAAGAAGAGCGGTTACTTACCATGTCTGGGGATAGACATAAGCTCAAGTATGAAAATGACCAGTTTATATCTATGGTAGGATCGAAACTGGTTCAGCACCATGAGGAATTCGATTTGGTTAACGACGAGCTTACGATGTTCAGGGAGAAGGTGTGCGAGCAAGAGCTGCTGATCTTGGAGTTCAAAGGCGAGTCGAGCTCGATGAAGAGCTGTCTGGATGAGGCCATCCAgcaaatccatgtgtgcaagcaaGAGATAGTTGGGCTGACTGATAGCTTAGCTTCCATGTCTGTTGCTTTGGAGGAAGCGAAAGAGCAAAATGCCTCGCTCGATGCGACTATCAGGGAAATGAAGAGAGCAGCAGCACCATGCACCGATGGTCATATAGGAGATGATGCAGGCCCCCTAGAGCAATTCACCCTTGTTAGTATGGAGAAATTGTCTAAAGCATACAGTGATTTCGAAAGCAGAGTAGCGCAAACTATGAAACAAAATGATATAAG GTTGACTAGAATAATTCGTCAGTTTAACCCATTGGTGCAGCAAGTTGCTGTATTAAAGAAGAAGGAATTCTGGTATAAACAAATACTCGAGATCAAATGCTCAAATCTCGAAAAAGCAGAAGCTGAG GTTGATGTACTTGGCGATGAGGTCGAGACCCTCTTACATGTTCTTGGTAAAATCTATATAGCACTTGACCATTACTCTCCTGTCCTGAAGCACTACCATGGG GTGACGGAGATTCTGAATCTAGCGCATAAGGTGTTGAAAGGAGAAAGTATTGAGCAATACAACATTTTGTTAAAACATTAA
- the LOC123398703 gene encoding uncharacterized protein LOC123398703, whose protein sequence is MTDLGAPMNMKRKDVEVVASHGFSIFLDPKRIKLQLLPPNGMDGVILDMMEDDEPVAHAPLTATASVPTIVHDKVNIVSGGKSSEPPLKFSEEQNTAAATPMDVEAEVQQHQPCRNAPFFSGFF, encoded by the exons ATGACTGACCTTGGGGCGCCGATGAATATGAAGAGGAAGGATGTTGAGGTGGTGGCCAGCCATGGCTTCTCCATCTTTCTTGATCCCAAGAGGATCAAACTACAGCTGCTGCCTCCAAATGGTATG GATGGCGTGATTCTCGAcatgatggaagatgatgaaccaGTAGCACATGCTCCTCTAACTGCTACTGCTAGTGTGCCAACCATTGTCCATGACAAGGTGAACATTGTATCTGGGGGCAAATCTTCAGAGCCACCACTCAAGTTCAGCGAAGAACAGAACACCGCTGCAGCGACACCGATGGACGTTGAGGCAGAAGTCCAGCAGCACCAGCCGTGCCGGAATGCTCCATTCTTTTCGG GTTTCTTCTGA
- the LOC123397776 gene encoding protoporphyrinogen oxidase, chloroplastic: MAGAGATMATATAPPLRGRVTRRPHGVRPRCAAAGSATETPAAPGVRLSADCVIVGAGISGLCTAQALATRHGVGDLLVTEARDRPGGNITTVERPDEGYLWEEGPNSFQPSDPVLTMAVDSGLKDDLVFGDPNAPRFVLWEGKLRPVPSKPGDLPFFSLMSVPGKLRAGLGALGIRPPPPGREESVEEFVRRNLGAEVFERLIEPFCSGVYAGDPSKLSMKAAFGKVWRLEEIGGSIIGGTIKAIQDKGKNPKPPRDPRLPAPKGQTVASFRKGLAMLPNAIASRLGSKVKLSWKLTSITKADNQGYVLGYETPEGLVSVQAKSVIMTIPSYVASDILRPLSIDAADALSKFYYPPVAAVTVSYPKEAIRKECLIDGELQGFGQLHPRSQGVETLGTIYSSSLFPNRAPAGRVLLLNYIGGSTNTGIVSKTESDLVEAVDRDLRKMLINPRAADPLALGVRVWPQAIPQFLIGHLDRLAAAKSALGRGGYDGLFLGGNYVAGVALGRCIEGAYESASQVSDFLTKYAYK, encoded by the exons ATGGCCGGTGCAGGTGCAACCATGGCCACCGCCACCGCGCCGCCGCTCCGCGGCAGGGTCACCCGGCGCCCGCACGGCGTCCGCCCGCGTTGCGCGGCCGCGGGCAGCGCGACCGAGACCCCCGCGGCGCCCGGCGTGCGTCTGTCCGCGGACTGCGTCATCGTGGGCGCCGGCATCAGCGGCCTCTGCACCGCGCAGGCGCTGGCCACCCGGCACGGCGTCGGCGACCTGCTCGTCACGGAGGCCCGCGACCGCCCGGGCGGCAACATCACCACCGTCGAGCGCCCCGACGAGGGGTACCTCTGGGAGGAGGGCCCCAACAGCTTCCAGCCCTCCGACCCCGTCCTCACCATGGCC GTGGACAGCGGGCTCAAGGATGACCTGGTGTTCGGGGACCCCAACGCGCCCCGGTTCGTGCTGTGGGAGGGGAAGCTGAGGCCGGTGCCGTCCAAGCCAGGCGACCTGCCGTTCTTCAGCCTCATGAGCGTCCCCGGGAAGCTCAGGGCCGGCCTCGGCGCCCTCGGCATTCGCCCGCCTCCTCCA GGGCGCGAGGAGTCGGTGGAGGAGTTTGTGCGCCGCAACCTCGGTGCCGAGGTCTTTGAGCGCCTTATCGAACCTTTCTGCTCAG GTGTGTATGCTGGTGATCCTTCGAAGCTCAGTATGAAGGCTGCATTTGGGAAGGTTTGGAGGTTGGAGGAGATTGGGGGTAGTATTATTGGTGGAACCATCAAGGCAATTCAGGATAAAGGGAAGAACCCCAAACCGCCAAGGGATCC CCGACTTCCGGCACCAAAGGGACAGACGGTGGCATCTTTCAGGAAGGGTCTGGCCATGCTCCCGAATGCCATCGCATCTAG GTTGGGTAGTAAAGTCAAGCTGTCATGGAAGCTTACGAGCATTACAAAGGCGGACAACCAAGGATATGTATTAGGTTATGAAACACCAGAAGGACTTGTTTCAGTGCAGGCTAAAAGTGTTATCATGACCATCCCGTCATATGTTGCTAGTGATATCTTACGCCCACTTTca ATTGATGCAGCAGATGCACTCTCAAAATTCTATTATCCGCCAGTTGCTGCTGTAACTGTTTCATATCCAAAAGAAGCTATTAGAAAAGAATGCTTAATTGATGGGGAGCTCCAGGGTTTCGGCCAGCTGCATCCACGTAGCCAAGGAGTCGAGACTTTAG GGACAATATATAGCTCTTCTCTCTTTCCCAATCGTGCTCCTGCTGGAAGAGTGTTACTTCTGAACTATATCGGGGGTTCTACAAATACAGGGATCGTCTCCAAG ACCGAGAGTGACTTAGTAGAAGCTGTTGATCGTGATCTCAGAAAAATGTTGATAAACCCTAGAGCAGCAGACCCTTTAGCATTAGGGGTCAGAGTGTGGCCACAAGCAATACCACAGTTTTTGATTGGACACCTTGATCGCCTTGCTGCTGCAAAATCTGCACTGGGCCGAGGCGGGTACGACGGGTTATTCCTAGGAGGAAACTACGTAGCAGGAGTTGCCTTGGGCCGATGCATCGAGGGTGCGTACGAGAGTGCCTCACAAGTATCTGACTTCTTGACCAAGTATGCCTACAAGTGA